Proteins co-encoded in one Juglans regia cultivar Chandler chromosome 16, Walnut 2.0, whole genome shotgun sequence genomic window:
- the LOC108980543 gene encoding uncharacterized protein LOC108980543 isoform X2 → MTRRQHQDEQSRIFYELSALVLNILRSPPSPIPFSDSSPPQALTTSPSSSSSSRRPSPAAQISPAGFASLMLGISLALMLCGSVTFFIGFILMPWILGLVMVFYVAGIVSTLSMLGRSLLCYATAPPTPRKDIPAWKLL, encoded by the exons atgacgAGAAGGCAGCATCAAGACGAGCAATCTAGAATTTTCTACGAGCTCTCCGCTCTGGTCCTCAACATCCTCAGATCCCCGCCGTCGCCGATCCCTTTCTCCGACAGCTCTCCGCCGCAGGCTTTGACGACGTCACCgtcgtcttcttcctcctccaggCGGCCCTCTCCTGCGGCTCAGATCTCGCCGGCGGGTTTCGCTTCCCTGATGCTTGGGATTTCACTGGCCCTGATGCTATGTGGATCGGTCACTTTCTTTATCGGGTTTATATTGATGCCGTGGATTCTCGGGCTGGTCATGGTGTTCTACGTGGCTGGAATCGTATCGACCCTCTCGATGTTGGGTCGCTCCCTTCTCTGTTATGCCACGGCGCCACCCACGCCGCGAAAGGACATTCCTG CTTGGAAACTTTTGTGA
- the LOC108980543 gene encoding uncharacterized protein LOC108980543 isoform X1, with amino-acid sequence MTRRQHQDEQSRIFYELSALVLNILRSPPSPIPFSDSSPPQALTTSPSSSSSSRRPSPAAQISPAGFASLMLGISLALMLCGSVTFFIGFILMPWILGLVMVFYVAGIVSTLSMLGRSLLCYATAPPTPRKDIPVATMPFRKISDIFCPLWLPIAAAWKLL; translated from the exons atgacgAGAAGGCAGCATCAAGACGAGCAATCTAGAATTTTCTACGAGCTCTCCGCTCTGGTCCTCAACATCCTCAGATCCCCGCCGTCGCCGATCCCTTTCTCCGACAGCTCTCCGCCGCAGGCTTTGACGACGTCACCgtcgtcttcttcctcctccaggCGGCCCTCTCCTGCGGCTCAGATCTCGCCGGCGGGTTTCGCTTCCCTGATGCTTGGGATTTCACTGGCCCTGATGCTATGTGGATCGGTCACTTTCTTTATCGGGTTTATATTGATGCCGTGGATTCTCGGGCTGGTCATGGTGTTCTACGTGGCTGGAATCGTATCGACCCTCTCGATGTTGGGTCGCTCCCTTCTCTGTTATGCCACGGCGCCACCCACGCCGCGAAAGGACATTCCTG TGGCCACAATGCCATTTCGGAAGATTTCTGATATTTTTTGCCCACTATGGCTTCCAATTGCTGCAGCTTGGAAACTTTTGTGA